A stretch of Dysidea avara chromosome 5, odDysAvar1.4, whole genome shotgun sequence DNA encodes these proteins:
- the LOC136256126 gene encoding uncharacterized protein — MSCQLLGDAIHKDVRIVYFNFPDGFVHITVFSQVVATCIKRNAARFEQLKWLSRYHCKLVLGENQFYYIILHKQKESICLVFSPDEVETVTNCDVTERLKLFEEFYENLICTLKAVTKSLKNPIPYIPCPQCTVLHFDLNVIRGASKRALRCKKKISLEYYSDFREAAGTEEDGSPCNSLHHKRMKISTEPSASVSSSSNNIVQDLPSSVSAESYPTLSQWLVYLKGVSSWKSLAAHLLPPDCVVTKIDSIDKQCQGDVEDCKIALYREFDRQGEVTWIKIADALEKSSHLSIAKRIKTDFHL, encoded by the exons ATGAGTTGTCAACTACTGGGTGATGCTATACACAAAGATGTCCGGATTGTGTATTTTAATTTTCCTGATGGTTTTGTACACATAACTGTTTTTTCACAAGTGGTGGCTACGTGTATTAAAAGAAATGCTGCCAGATTTGAGCAATTAAAGTG GTTAAGCAGGTACCACTGCAAGCTTGTTTTAGGAGAGAatcaattttattacatcattcttCACAAACAGAAAGAGAGTATTTGTTTAGTGTTTTCTCCAGATGAGGTTGAAACAGTTACAAATTGTGATGTAACTGAACGACTAAAGTTGTTTGAAGAGTTTTATGAAAACCTTATTTGCACTTTGAAGGCTGTTACCAAATCTTTAAAGAATCCAATTCCATACATTCCTTGCCCTCAATGCACAGTCTTGCATTTTGATCTCAACGTAATCCGTGGTGCAAGTAAAAGAGCTCTTCGGTGCAAAAAAAAGATTTCTTTGGAGTACTACTCTGATTTTCGAGAAGCTGCAG GCACAGAAGAAGATGGTTCTCCTTGCAATTCCTTGCATCATAAAAGGATGAAAATATCAACTGAACCTTCTGCAAGTG TTTCAAGTTCCAGTAATAACATTGTACAAGATCTGCCATCATCTGTAAGCGCGGAGA GCTACCCTACTTTATCACAATGGTTAGTTTATCTGAAAGGTGTTTCTAGCTGGAAAAGTTTGGCAGCTCATTTACTTCCCCCCGATTGTGTTGTTACTAAAATAGATTCCATTGATAAACAATGTCAGGGTGATGTTGAAGATTGTAAGATAGCACTGTATAGAGAATTTGACCGGCAAGGTGAAGTGACTTGGATAAAAATAGCTGATGCTCTTGAGAAATCGTCTCATTTAAGCATTGCAAAGAGAATCAAAACAGATTTTCATCTATAA